A segment of the Alkalidesulfovibrio alkalitolerans DSM 16529 genome:
GCCAGGCGCATCTCGAAGTCCAGAACATACTCCTTGCCCCGCTCCAGGCTTTCCCAGGGGATGAGCTCAAGCGAAACGTCGCCCCATACCCTGCTCATCAAGGGGCCGAGTTCGCCTCCCTTGACGGGCTTGTCAGCGCCCGGCCTGACCACGTGAAACTCTCTGGTCAACGGATCGTAGCCCAGAGCCCCGACCAGTTCCTTGTCGGCCAGGTCCGCGGCCAGCCAGCCAGTGCGGCGACGCGAGAGCATGGCCTTGATCCGAAGCTCCATCTCACCGCCGTTCTTGAGCTCATTTTCGATCTTGGAGATGTCGTCGATATGGATGCCAAAACGCACGGTCACGGCGCCAGCATGGTTATCCAAGACCAGCTTATCCAAGATGAGCTTCTGGGCCAGAGCGGCCGAAGGGACGAGCAGGCAAACGGCCAGCAGCAGCGCGGGCAAGAGCCGCAACGCGGCGGGAAAGGTGTCGGGGAAACGAGCGTGCATGGGACTTCCGTTGAAACGAATGCTTTCGTTGCATCTACGTGATGGCAGGCGCTTTGACAACTCGGGCTCTGTATGGCTAGGGTCCACCGCCAACGGACCATGAAACGAATCACCCTGATCTGCATCGGCCGTCTGAAGAACCCGCACTGGAAGACGGCCTCGGCTCACTACGAAAAGCTGCTCTCGCGCCACTTCCGGCTCGCGGCCGAGGAATTGCGCGATGCGCCCGCGTCCCTTCCGGCCGAGGAGCGCGTCCGCCTGGAGGGCGAGGCCATCCTCGCCAGGCTGCCGGACCGCGCCGCCGTGGTCTGCCTGGACGAGCGGGGAGCGGCCATGTCCTCCATGGAATTCTCGCGTTTATTGCGCGAGATCGTGGAGACGGGCCTTGAACCCGTGTTCGTGCTCGGCGGCCCCTACGGCCTGTCCGGGTCCGTGCGCGAACGCGCGCGGCTGACGCTGTCGCTTGGCCCCATGACCCTGCCGCACGAACTGGCCCGCGTCGTGCTCAC
Coding sequences within it:
- a CDS encoding 23S rRNA (pseudouridine(1915)-N(3))-methyltransferase RlmH; protein product: MKRITLICIGRLKNPHWKTASAHYEKLLSRHFRLAAEELRDAPASLPAEERVRLEGEAILARLPDRAAVVCLDERGAAMSSMEFSRLLREIVETGLEPVFVLGGPYGLSGSVRERARLTLSLGPMTLPHELARVVLTEQIWRAVAIWRNIPYHNA
- a CDS encoding DUF4390 domain-containing protein — encoded protein: MHARFPDTFPAALRLLPALLLAVCLLVPSAALAQKLILDKLVLDNHAGAVTVRFGIHIDDISKIENELKNGGEMELRIKAMLSRRRTGWLAADLADKELVGALGYDPLTREFHVVRPGADKPVKGGELGPLMSRVWGDVSLELIPWESLERGKEYVLDFEMRLARTDVPGWIRTTLFFVSWDVIGVTTYRLDFTY